The window TCGGGCGCCTGCTCGGGGGACACGGTGCGCGAGAAGACGTAGTCCGGCACCTCCTCGGCGGGGTCCTCCAGCACCTTGCCCTCGGAGGACACGTGGAGGAGGTTGGCGTCGACCGAGAAGGGCGCCTCGCCGCGCTTGTCCTTGGCGATGGGGATCTGGTTCTTCTCGGCGAAGTCGATCAGCGCCGTGCGCGAGGTCAGGTCCCACTCGCGCCAGGGCGCGATCACCTGGATGTCGGGCTCCAGCGCATAGTAGCTGAGCTCGAAGCGCACCTGGTCGTTGCCCTTGCCGGTGGCGCCGTGCGCCACGGCGTCGGCGCCCATCCGCCTCGCGATCTCGATCTGCTTCTTGGCGATCAGCGGCCGGGCGATGGAGGTGCCGAGCAGGTACAGGCCCTCGTACTGCGCGTTGGCCCGGAACATGGGGAACACGTAGTCGCGCACGAACTCGTCGCGCAGGTCCTCGATGAAGATGTTCTCGGGGCGGATGCCGAGCAGCAGCGCCTTCTGGCGGGCCGGCTCCAGCTCCTCGCCCTGGCCGAGGTCGGCCGTGAAGGTGACGACCTCGCAGCCGTAGGTGGTCTGCAGCCACTTCAGGATGATGGAGGTGTCGAGCCCCCCGGAATAGGCGAGGACGACGCGGCTGATCTTCTTCGGGGTGCTGGGCATGGGGCGGTGCGGCCAAATCGGTGCGGGACGTGACCCTTGCAAGGGCCGGGCCGGACTATAGGGGCGGGCGCCCGCGGGGCAAGGCGGGGATCAGGCCGCCGGCCTGCGCGCCCGCACGTGCAGGAACAGCGGCGCCACCGCGGCGTCGGCGACGATCGGCACGGCGCGCGCGAGATCCGCGCTCGGGCAGGGCTCGCCCAGGGCCTCGATCGCGAGGCCGGCGCCCACCACCATCGCGACCCAGTCGCCGAGCGTGCGGTGGAAGCGGGGCACGCGGAACGGCGCGACGCCGCCGCGCTCGGCCTTGGGCAGGGCCGTGAACCACCACACGTCCTCGGCGCCGTCGACGCGGTCGAAGTAGCGCGCCACCTCGACGGCGCGGACGTTCCCGTCCGGCTCGCGCAACACGCGGCGGTGGGGCGGCACGAAGCAGGGGTGCAGGATCGAGAACTGGAGGAAGCCGCCGGGCTTCAGCACGCGGGCCGCCTCGCGCAGCGCCAGCGCCGGGTCGGGCACGTCCATCAGCGACATGAAGGCCGTGGCGAAGTCGAACGCCCCGTCCGCGAAGGCGAGCGCCAGAGCGTCGCCCTCGCCGTAGAGGATGCCGAGCGGCTCTGCGGCCTCGGCCTCGCGCGCGGCGCGCACGAAGGTGGGCGCGACGTCGACCGCCCGCATGTGCGCGCCGCGGCGCGCCAGGGCGCGGGTGTTCGAGCCCTCGCCGCAGCCGATGTCGAGCCCGTCGAGGCCCGACACGTCGGGCAGCAGCGCCAGGAACGCCGGGGTGTTGAGCGCGTCGCGGTAGACGTCGAGGCCGCGGCGGGCCTGCTCGGTCCAGGCCGGGGCATTCAGCTCCCAGGCGCGGGCGACGTCCTCGGGCCGCATGGCTGGTCCCTCCGCCGCCCGGACGCGAAAAAGGCCGGTCCCGCGGGACCGGCCTTCTACCGTCGAGCGATGCTGAGGTCCAGGATCAGCCCTTGTGGCTTTCCATGTACTTCTTCGTGTGGTGATGCACGTTGCCCTCGGCGTCGGTGTACTCGCGCGACTTGAGGTCGGCGTCCTCGGCGGCGTCGGACTTGGCCGGCTCGGCCTTTTTCGCTTCGGCCTTGTGGGCGGGCTCGGCCTTCTTGGGCTCGTCCTTGGCTTCCGCGTGCGCGGGCTCCTTGTGGGCCTTGGCGGGGGCCTTCTTGGCGTGCTCCTCGTGAGCCGCCTCGTCCTCGTGCTTCTTCGCGGCGGTCTTCTTCGGCGCGGCGTGCTTGTCGTCGTGCTTCTCGTCGGGGTGCGTGCCCTCGGCGTGGGCCTTCGGGGCCTCGCCGCCGTGGTGGCCCTTCAGCCGGCCGTCGTGCTCCGGATCCTTCACCTGGCCCTGGTTGCCGCTCGCGTTCTTGGTCGCCATGGTCTGCCCCTTGTGTGAGATCCGGCCTGCGGGCGGCGCATCCCGTGATCTCCGGAATGCGCCGCCTCGTCCGTGGGCACACAAGCCGCGCAAGGGCTGTGCAGTTCCTGGCGCCCTGGGGATAAACAAAGGTTGCGCCGTCTCGTCGCAGTGCGCGGCTGGGTGGAACTTCCTGCTCAATCCTTGTGCGGCGCCTCCGGCCGGTTGAGCCGCGCCGGCGGGCGATGGAAGCTCTGCCGCCCGTCCTTGAAGCCGATCTCGGGCTGCACGATGCCGGCCACGACGTCGGCGCGGTCCTTCGCGTCGAAGGCCACGAAGGTGGCGGGGCCGCCGACCGCGATCCCGTAGTCGGCGAGGCCCATCAGGCGCGCGGCCGAGCCGGTGACGAGGTCGAGGCAGGCCGCGAGGTCCTCCTCGCCCGCGAGCTGCGCCACATTGGCGAAGAGGTTGGCCATGCGCACCAGCGAGCCGTCGCCGTAGGGCGTGAACGGGTTGCGCAGGTTGTTGGTCGCCGCCGAGCAGCGGACGCCCTCGCGCGCGAGCCGGTGCGCGGGCGCGACGCCGCGCGGCACGTTCTCGGTCGCGTCGCGGCCCATCAGGAACAGGTCGGTCGCGGGCA is drawn from Lichenibacterium dinghuense and contains these coding sequences:
- a CDS encoding argininosuccinate synthase codes for the protein MPSTPKKISRVVLAYSGGLDTSIILKWLQTTYGCEVVTFTADLGQGEELEPARQKALLLGIRPENIFIEDLRDEFVRDYVFPMFRANAQYEGLYLLGTSIARPLIAKKQIEIARRMGADAVAHGATGKGNDQVRFELSYYALEPDIQVIAPWREWDLTSRTALIDFAEKNQIPIAKDKRGEAPFSVDANLLHVSSEGKVLEDPAEEVPDYVFSRTVSPEQAPDKATVIEIGFEQGDPVSIDGERLGPAALLTKLNELGRANGIGRLDLVENRFVGMKSRGMYETPGGTILYFAHRGIEQLTLDRGAAHLKDELMPRYAEMIYNGFWFSPERELLQGLIDKSQEFVTGTVRMKLYKGSASIVGRSSPHSLYDQDLVTFEEGAVAYDHRDAAGFIKLNALRLRTLAKRNRRGG
- a CDS encoding class I SAM-dependent methyltransferase: MRPEDVARAWELNAPAWTEQARRGLDVYRDALNTPAFLALLPDVSGLDGLDIGCGEGSNTRALARRGAHMRAVDVAPTFVRAAREAEAAEPLGILYGEGDALALAFADGAFDFATAFMSLMDVPDPALALREAARVLKPGGFLQFSILHPCFVPPHRRVLREPDGNVRAVEVARYFDRVDGAEDVWWFTALPKAERGGVAPFRVPRFHRTLGDWVAMVVGAGLAIEALGEPCPSADLARAVPIVADAAVAPLFLHVRARRPAA